In a single window of the Nitrospinota bacterium genome:
- a CDS encoding (2Fe-2S)-binding protein, with translation MRIIDHPILGKLEIKSLVEIFVDGETIEAIEGETIASALVARGRYVFRYTEKTGEPRGVFCAIGRCTDCLMMVDGIPNVRTCITPVKKGMKIETQKGLGEWKS, from the coding sequence ATGAGAATTATCGATCATCCCATTCTAGGGAAGTTAGAGATAAAATCTCTGGTTGAGATTTTTGTGGATGGGGAAACAATTGAAGCCATAGAGGGAGAAACAATTGCATCTGCCCTGGTTGCACGTGGACGCTATGTATTTAGATATACTGAAAAAACTGGAGAACCAAGAGGAGTATTCTGCGCCATAGGAAGGTGTACGGATTGTCTTATGATGGTTGATGGTATACCCAATGTAAGGACCTGTATTACTCCTGTTAAAAAAGGAATGAAGATAGAGACCCAAAAGGGTTTAGGGGAGTGGAAATCATGA
- a CDS encoding DMT family transporter, giving the protein MRPFNKELSLSTIIFALFVYLIWGGNVVSIKIGLDGIPPIAMAGLRFSIGAICIFIWAKISSIPLHIKRKELIFHLINGVFFMIQISLFYVGMVYATASHASILINTNPFFIALFAHFFITGDTISSRKIFGLLFAFLGIIFIFYDKQNIGSFSIAGDAIILLSAFLLSLRIIYIKRLLESFEPTKVVFWEFLIGVPLFFVSSLLLEGNSQLNFTLPVIVAVLYQGIIVAGFCFVASTVLLQRHNPSIMSSFSFAIPLSGVILSHLLLGDAITKNLIFGSLFVIYGIYIVTTHRLKNKK; this is encoded by the coding sequence GTGAGACCATTTAATAAAGAATTAAGTCTTTCAACCATAATCTTTGCTCTTTTTGTATATCTCATATGGGGTGGTAATGTGGTCTCTATAAAGATAGGGCTGGATGGAATCCCCCCTATTGCCATGGCTGGTCTTAGATTCAGTATTGGAGCGATTTGTATCTTTATATGGGCCAAGATAAGCTCTATCCCTCTTCATATAAAGAGAAAAGAGCTCATATTTCACCTGATAAATGGTGTTTTTTTTATGATTCAGATCTCTCTCTTTTATGTGGGTATGGTCTATGCAACAGCCAGTCATGCATCCATCCTCATTAATACCAATCCGTTTTTTATTGCTTTATTTGCCCACTTTTTTATTACAGGTGATACGATTAGCTCTCGAAAGATATTTGGATTACTCTTTGCCTTTTTGGGGATCATCTTTATATTCTATGATAAACAAAATATTGGTTCTTTCTCCATTGCAGGAGATGCCATTATTTTATTAAGCGCTTTTCTTCTCAGCTTACGTATTATTTATATAAAAAGATTATTGGAAAGTTTTGAACCAACAAAGGTCGTTTTTTGGGAATTTCTTATAGGTGTACCCCTTTTCTTTGTTTCAAGTCTTCTTTTGGAAGGGAATAGTCAGCTAAATTTTACTCTTCCTGTCATTGTAGCCGTTTTATATCAAGGAATTATAGTAGCTGGTTTCTGTTTCGTGGCCTCAACCGTTCTCCTGCAGAGGCATAATCCAAGTATCATGTCTTCCTTTTCCTTTGCCATACCCCTATCAGGGGTTATCCTCAGCCATCTTTTATTGGGAGATGCGATAACGAAAAATCTGATCTTTGGCTCTCTATTCGTTATTTATGGAATCTACATTGTTACAACACACAGGTTAAAAAATAAAAAATGA